A single region of the Pogoniulus pusillus isolate bPogPus1 chromosome Z, bPogPus1.pri, whole genome shotgun sequence genome encodes:
- the MACIR gene encoding macrophage immunometabolism regulator, which yields MEVDINRESRATLSTLPVPLAEVNPTGRMEAEKPRCSSTPCSPMRRTIAGYQILHMDSNYLVGFTTGEELLKLAQKCTGSEENKGESETNLRSKQLDSGLPRSSRLYKTRSRYYQPYEIPAVNGRRRRRMPSSGDKCTKALPHEPYKALHGPLPLCLLKGKRAHSKSLDYLNLDKMSIKEPADTEVLQYQLQHLTLRGDRMFARNNT from the coding sequence ATGGAGGTTGACATAAATAGAGAGTCCAGAGCTACCCTATccaccctgcctgtgcctcttgCAGAGGTGAATCCTACAGGCAGGATGGAAGCAGAGAAGCCCCGATGTTCCAGCACACCCTGCTCACCAATGCGGCGGACAATTGCAGGATATCAAATCCTTCACATGGATTCCAATTACCTGGTTGGCTTCACAACTGGAGAGGAGCTGCTAAAATTAGCTCAGAAGTGTACAGGAAGTGAAGAGAATAAAGGGGAATCTGAGACAAACTTACGCTCCAAACAACTTGATTCAGGACTTCCACGCTCCTCACGTTTGTACAAAACTAGAAGTAGATACTACCAGCCATATGAGATCCCAGCAGTAaatgggaggagaaggaggcgaATGCCCAGCTCAGGGGATAAATGCACTAAGGCTTTACCACATGAACCTTACAAGGCACTTCATGGTCCCTTACCTCTTTGCCTTTTAAAAGGTAAAAGGGCTCATTCAAAATCCCTGGACTACCTCAATTTAGACAAAATGAGCATTAAGGAACCTGCTGACACAGAAGTGCTACAGTACCAGCTCCAGCATCTTACCCTCAGAGGAGACCGTATGTTTGCAAGAAATAACACATGA